One window of the Clostridia bacterium genome contains the following:
- a CDS encoding sigma 54-interacting transcriptional regulator, whose translation MDTHIALISTYPEMTRLAQEVAEELGEPILIREEVLGEAQRIAREIEKNGVEVIISRGATGAQIRRVVSIPVINIEIGSFELFQALWKGKQLGRKIAYVGYFKSDRNFDFGLLQRMLGIEVNTFFYRTEDELAEQIVQARHEGVDTVVCTGICIVQMAEAQGMRGVLVQSSRNSLVRAVHRAKELIMVRRREMARAELFQTILDSASEGILAVDQQGRVSLCNPVAAQLLGLDPREVLGQPVAEVAATNPSLAQVYGDASAVNGELCRFGDLSIVVNRVPMTLGEENIGLVLTLQDVTRIIQLEAKIRRELYHKGLVTRFNFRDIIGRSEALKEAVEKAKRYALTDSTVLLYGETGTGKELFAQSIHAHSRRKNGPFVAVNCAALPENLLESELFGYEEGAFTGARKGGKPGLFELAHTGTIFLDEIGEMPSPLQARLLRVLQEKEVMRLGGSRVIPVNVRVIAATNKNLRQAVQDGAFRADLFFRLNILSLKIPSLRERKEDIPLLVEHFIRRYSQEHRLLVRRPEEILIKRLESYEWPGNVRELENFIERYCVLAAGAEDADQVFEELFEELVRKSPSEVPSALSDEEGSRLVIRLGTLEDMEKQILRLAHSRWGVNRTELAERLGISRTTLWKKLKELGEA comes from the coding sequence ATGGACACCCATATTGCCCTTATCTCCACCTATCCTGAGATGACCAGGCTGGCTCAGGAAGTGGCGGAGGAGTTGGGAGAACCCATCCTCATCAGAGAAGAAGTCCTGGGTGAGGCGCAACGGATTGCCCGGGAAATCGAAAAGAACGGGGTCGAGGTTATTATCAGCCGTGGGGCCACCGGTGCCCAAATCCGCCGGGTAGTCTCCATCCCGGTGATCAACATCGAGATCGGTTCTTTCGAGCTGTTCCAGGCCCTGTGGAAGGGTAAGCAGCTTGGCCGGAAGATCGCCTATGTAGGTTACTTCAAGAGCGACCGCAACTTTGACTTCGGCCTTCTGCAGCGCATGCTGGGTATAGAGGTCAACACCTTCTTCTACCGCACGGAGGACGAACTGGCCGAGCAGATAGTGCAGGCGCGTCATGAAGGCGTGGATACGGTGGTGTGCACGGGCATATGCATCGTGCAGATGGCCGAAGCCCAGGGCATGCGGGGCGTGCTGGTGCAGTCCAGCCGCAATTCACTGGTGCGGGCGGTGCATCGGGCCAAGGAATTGATCATGGTCCGGCGGCGGGAGATGGCCCGGGCGGAGTTATTCCAGACCATTCTCGATTCCGCCTCCGAAGGGATTCTGGCCGTGGACCAGCAGGGTCGCGTAAGTCTGTGCAATCCCGTGGCCGCCCAACTCCTGGGGCTGGATCCCCGTGAGGTCCTCGGACAGCCCGTAGCGGAAGTTGCGGCTACAAATCCCAGTTTGGCCCAGGTGTACGGTGATGCCAGCGCCGTTAACGGCGAGCTATGTCGCTTTGGGGACTTAAGCATAGTCGTAAACCGCGTCCCCATGACCCTGGGTGAGGAGAATATAGGGCTGGTGCTTACCCTCCAGGACGTAACCAGGATCATCCAGCTGGAAGCCAAAATCCGGCGCGAACTCTACCATAAGGGCCTGGTTACCAGATTCAACTTTAGGGACATCATCGGCAGGAGCGAAGCCCTCAAGGAGGCGGTGGAAAAGGCCAAGCGTTACGCGCTGACGGACTCCACCGTGCTCTTGTACGGGGAGACCGGTACGGGGAAGGAACTATTTGCCCAAAGCATTCACGCCCACAGCCGGCGCAAGAACGGGCCCTTTGTGGCCGTTAACTGCGCGGCGCTGCCCGAGAACCTCCTGGAGAGCGAGCTCTTCGGTTACGAAGAGGGGGCCTTTACCGGGGCCAGAAAAGGTGGGAAACCGGGGCTGTTCGAACTTGCTCACACCGGTACCATCTTCCTGGACGAAATCGGGGAAATGCCCTCCCCTTTGCAGGCCAGGCTGCTTCGGGTACTGCAGGAGAAAGAGGTCATGCGCCTGGGGGGGAGCCGGGTAATACCGGTCAACGTGCGGGTTATCGCCGCCACCAACAAGAACCTGCGCCAGGCGGTCCAGGACGGAGCCTTCCGCGCCGACCTGTTCTTCCGCCTGAACATATTGAGCCTCAAGATCCCCTCGCTGCGGGAGCGCAAGGAAGATATTCCGCTGCTGGTCGAGCACTTCATTCGCCGCTATTCCCAGGAACACCGGCTCCTGGTCAGACGGCCCGAAGAAATCCTCATCAAGCGACTGGAATCCTATGAGTGGCCGGGCAACGTTCGGGAGCTGGAGAACTTCATCGAGCGCTACTGTGTCCTGGCCGCCGGAGCGGAAGATGCCGACCAGGTCTTCGAGGAACTCTTTGAGGAGCTGGTGCGGAAGTCGCCGAGCGAAGTGCCCTCTGCTCTCTCCGATGAGGAAGGCAGCAGACTGGTCATTCGGCTCGGCACCCTGGAGGATATGGAGAAGCAGATCCTGCGCCTGGCGCACTCCCGGTGGGGAGTCAACCGTACGGAACTGGCAGAGCGCCTGGGGATCAGCCGCACTACCCTGTGGAAGAAATTAAAAGAATTGGGAGAGGCGTAG
- a CDS encoding acyl-CoA dehydrogenase family protein encodes MDFSLSDELLAFQDLARDFAAKEIAPKLEEDDKAHRFRRELVEKMGELGFFGCLIPEEYGGNEAGFLASVIMCEEIAKVSAAHTLPFNMQAHGPAYTLLRWGTEEQKKKYIPGLVSGKIIGGFAITEPDTGSDVASMKTTAKKDGDYYILNGSKMWISNAHVADCLLVYAKTDPSAGAKGMSCFIVDTNTPGFSARPIEDKLGIHCAPTGEVTFEDCRVPKEALVGQEGDGFKICMWQLDNTRLSCAARALGVAAACLKASVEYANQRTQFGQPIGRFQMIQDEIARMAVEEEAARFLVYRAAWQKDQDPNVRNTKEISMAKYYAAEAAVKAANEAMKIYGSYGYSEEYPVARYLRDAKSFQVVEGTSNIQKVIISGYVLGYRK; translated from the coding sequence ATGGATTTCTCCTTGAGCGATGAACTCCTTGCCTTCCAGGATCTAGCCCGGGACTTCGCGGCTAAGGAGATTGCCCCCAAGCTGGAGGAGGACGATAAGGCCCACCGCTTCCGCCGGGAACTGGTGGAGAAAATGGGTGAGCTGGGCTTCTTCGGCTGCCTGATCCCGGAGGAGTACGGCGGAAACGAAGCCGGATTCCTGGCCTCGGTGATCATGTGCGAGGAGATCGCCAAGGTCAGCGCGGCCCATACCCTGCCTTTCAACATGCAGGCCCACGGTCCGGCATACACGCTGCTCCGGTGGGGTACGGAGGAGCAGAAGAAGAAATACATTCCCGGCCTGGTATCCGGAAAGATAATCGGTGGCTTTGCCATTACCGAGCCCGATACCGGTTCCGACGTGGCCTCCATGAAGACCACGGCCAAGAAGGACGGCGACTACTACATCCTGAACGGCAGCAAGATGTGGATTTCTAACGCCCACGTGGCCGATTGCCTCCTGGTCTACGCCAAGACGGACCCGTCCGCCGGGGCCAAGGGCATGTCCTGCTTCATCGTAGACACCAATACCCCCGGTTTTTCCGCCCGGCCCATTGAGGATAAGCTGGGTATTCATTGCGCTCCCACGGGGGAAGTTACCTTTGAGGACTGCCGGGTACCCAAAGAGGCGCTCGTCGGGCAAGAGGGTGACGGGTTCAAGATCTGCATGTGGCAGCTTGACAATACCCGCCTGAGCTGCGCCGCCCGGGCCCTGGGCGTGGCCGCGGCCTGTCTGAAGGCGTCGGTGGAGTACGCCAACCAGCGGACCCAGTTTGGGCAGCCTATCGGCCGTTTCCAGATGATCCAGGACGAAATCGCCCGGATGGCGGTGGAAGAGGAGGCGGCGCGCTTCCTGGTCTATCGGGCGGCGTGGCAGAAAGACCAGGACCCCAATGTGCGTAACACCAAGGAGATCTCCATGGCCAAGTACTACGCGGCCGAAGCCGCAGTTAAGGCGGCCAATGAGGCCATGAAAATTTACGGCTCCTACGGTTACTCCGAGGAGTACCCGGTGGCCCGCTACCTGCGCGACGCCAAGTCGTTCCAGGTGGTAGAAGGCACCTCCAACATCCAGAAGGTCATCATCTCCGGCTACGTGCTGGGTTACCGCAAGTAG
- a CDS encoding Zn-ribbon domain-containing OB-fold protein: protein MGFEKFGRISFTAQTKVAAFVDHLERGEVVASRCTQCGARYFPPRADCYRCLSDKVVLEPIQGTGRLVSFTTANYAPTGFEADVPYTLAMAEFDGLKVFGRMSKEVPEQELAVGLPVRLKVVRMPDGQLSYEFVKA from the coding sequence ATGGGCTTCGAGAAATTCGGCCGGATCAGCTTTACTGCGCAGACTAAGGTCGCGGCGTTCGTAGATCACCTCGAGCGCGGAGAGGTCGTAGCCAGCCGCTGCACCCAGTGTGGGGCTCGCTATTTTCCCCCACGGGCGGATTGTTACCGTTGTCTCTCCGATAAGGTAGTCCTCGAGCCCATACAGGGCACGGGACGGCTGGTGAGTTTCACCACTGCCAACTACGCCCCCACCGGGTTCGAAGCCGACGTCCCCTATACCTTGGCCATGGCCGAGTTCGACGGTCTAAAGGTCTTTGGTCGCATGAGCAAGGAGGTGCCGGAGCAGGAACTCGCCGTAGGGCTGCCGGTTCGTCTGAAGGTGGTAAGGATGCCGGACGGGCAGCTTAGCTACGAGTTCGTCAAGGCCTAG
- a CDS encoding acyl-CoA carboxylase subunit beta, which yields MGVYADMFKDHATIYKEYQEKKQRLLAMGGPQAVEAQHKAGKMSARERIEYFFDPGTFTEVGMWVTHRQTAFGMAGRVLPAEGVIVGYGRVEGRMVAVAAEDYTVMAGTFGEYHGKKFAEMIDFAKKQGIPFIGMNDSGGARLQEGMDTLEAYAWLFRSQILASGIVPQIALLMGPCLGGQAYHPIMQDFIIQCRKTGFMGIAGPAFVKTQTGEDITLEKLCGVEAHAVKSGSTHIVAEDDKDCLDKAKELLRFLPSNNREKPPRIPCNDDPERLIPELDTLVPAEPFKPFDMHEVINRIVDNGYFFEIMKDFARNVIVGFARFNGRSCGIVASQPAWLAGGIDCDAADKVARFVRFCDLFNIPLINLHDTPAYWIGSREEWKGILRHGAKMLYAYIDATVPKVTVILRKSFAGAYLGMCCKDTGADIVFAWPIARITIVGAETAASVIFAKEIKSAENPEEVQYQRIKEYRDLYENPYQAAARGYVDDVIMPSETRKYINRALDVLENKQEVRPWRKYSNINL from the coding sequence ATGGGCGTTTATGCGGACATGTTTAAGGATCATGCCACCATTTACAAGGAGTACCAGGAGAAGAAGCAGAGGCTCCTGGCCATGGGCGGCCCTCAGGCAGTGGAAGCCCAGCACAAGGCCGGCAAGATGTCCGCCCGGGAGCGCATCGAATACTTCTTTGACCCGGGAACCTTTACCGAGGTGGGCATGTGGGTTACCCACCGCCAAACCGCCTTTGGTATGGCCGGTCGTGTGCTGCCGGCCGAAGGCGTGATCGTCGGATACGGGCGGGTAGAGGGACGGATGGTGGCCGTGGCCGCTGAAGACTATACGGTGATGGCCGGTACCTTCGGCGAGTATCACGGCAAGAAGTTCGCGGAAATGATCGATTTCGCCAAGAAACAGGGCATCCCCTTCATAGGGATGAACGACTCCGGCGGGGCCCGGCTGCAGGAAGGGATGGATACCTTAGAGGCCTATGCCTGGCTGTTCCGTTCCCAGATCCTGGCCTCGGGAATCGTTCCTCAGATCGCCCTGCTGATGGGTCCGTGTTTGGGTGGCCAAGCCTACCATCCGATAATGCAGGACTTCATCATCCAGTGCCGCAAGACCGGTTTCATGGGCATTGCCGGACCCGCGTTCGTCAAGACCCAGACCGGCGAAGACATCACCCTGGAGAAGCTGTGCGGGGTAGAGGCGCACGCGGTGAAGTCGGGTTCCACCCACATTGTGGCCGAAGACGATAAGGACTGCCTGGACAAGGCCAAAGAGTTGCTCCGCTTCCTCCCCTCCAACAATCGGGAGAAGCCACCGCGTATTCCCTGCAACGACGACCCCGAAAGGCTCATTCCCGAACTGGACACGCTGGTACCGGCGGAGCCGTTCAAGCCCTTCGACATGCACGAAGTCATAAATCGCATCGTGGACAACGGGTATTTCTTCGAGATCATGAAGGACTTCGCCCGCAACGTCATTGTGGGCTTTGCCCGGTTCAACGGGCGTTCCTGCGGCATTGTCGCCAGCCAGCCGGCTTGGCTCGCCGGAGGCATAGACTGCGACGCCGCGGACAAGGTGGCCCGCTTCGTACGTTTCTGCGACCTGTTCAACATCCCGCTCATCAACCTGCACGACACCCCGGCGTACTGGATCGGGTCCCGCGAGGAGTGGAAGGGCATTCTCAGGCACGGGGCCAAGATGCTCTATGCGTACATCGACGCCACGGTTCCCAAGGTGACGGTAATCCTGCGTAAGTCCTTCGCCGGCGCCTATCTGGGTATGTGCTGCAAGGATACCGGCGCAGACATCGTGTTCGCTTGGCCCATTGCCCGCATCACCATTGTGGGGGCGGAGACTGCGGCCAGCGTGATCTTTGCCAAGGAGATCAAGTCGGCCGAGAACCCGGAGGAGGTGCAGTACCAGAGGATCAAGGAGTACCGCGACCTTTACGAGAACCCGTACCAGGCGGCAGCCCGGGGTTACGTGGACGACGTGATCATGCCCAGCGAAACCCGCAAGTACATTAACCGGGCCCTGGACGTGCTGGAGAACAAGCAGGAAGTGCGCCCGTGGCGCAAGTACTCTAACATTAACCTGTAA